A genomic window from Pseudonocardia broussonetiae includes:
- a CDS encoding AMP-dependent synthetase/ligase, which translates to MTAIPTLARLEQSTSLCEVLLATASSRLDQPALRSHGSKDVWTYRQVLARIGEVASRLRQCGVGRGDVVALLLRNRPEFHVVDAAVLFLGAVPFSLYSTAPPEQLRHVLVDSGARLLVTERAFAGVVEATRRLDTPLERVLVIDQPAAADDGLASELAADTTGVDLSSAGVGPDDLLTLIYTSGTTGPPKGVELTHRNMLEQLRGVHASLPLGGGGRQVSFLPAAHVADRWASHYSAFMTYGNTVTSVADASQLFDAITETRPTVFGAVPRIWEKLKARAEADHDGDLVSDAPGNPALAARVRERLGLDAATWVNTGAAPTPPSVVEFFDAVGLPLCEVLGMSEVSCLVTISTPTSRRPGSVGTPLSGVELALADDGELLVRSAQVMRRYRGLPEKTAEAIDANGWFHTGDVARIDGDGFVWIVDRKKELIINAAGKNMSPANIEMALLTAGRAISQVCVIGDRRAYNVCLVVPNRAAFGSDEAAVSAAVQAQVDAANAGLARVEQIKKFAVLDAEWLPGHELTPTMKLRRRVIDATYSGVIESLYRHGDGGGGA; encoded by the coding sequence ATGACCGCGATCCCCACCCTCGCCCGGCTGGAGCAGTCCACCTCGTTGTGCGAGGTCCTCCTCGCGACCGCTTCGTCGCGCCTCGATCAGCCGGCTCTCCGGTCACACGGGTCGAAGGACGTGTGGACGTACCGCCAGGTGCTGGCCCGCATCGGTGAGGTGGCGAGCCGCCTCCGGCAGTGCGGTGTCGGTCGCGGTGACGTGGTGGCCCTCCTGCTGCGCAACCGGCCGGAGTTCCACGTCGTCGACGCCGCTGTCCTGTTCCTGGGCGCCGTGCCGTTCAGCCTGTACAGCACGGCGCCGCCCGAGCAGCTGAGACACGTCCTCGTCGACTCCGGAGCACGCCTGCTCGTGACGGAACGAGCCTTCGCGGGCGTGGTCGAGGCGACCCGGCGACTGGACACTCCGCTGGAGCGGGTGCTGGTGATCGATCAGCCGGCCGCTGCCGACGACGGGCTCGCGTCGGAGCTCGCCGCGGACACCACCGGTGTGGACCTCTCGTCCGCGGGCGTGGGACCGGACGACCTCCTGACGCTGATCTACACGTCGGGGACCACGGGGCCACCCAAGGGCGTGGAGCTGACCCACCGGAACATGCTCGAGCAGCTCCGCGGAGTGCACGCGTCCCTGCCGCTGGGCGGCGGCGGCCGCCAGGTCAGCTTCCTGCCCGCGGCCCACGTGGCCGACCGGTGGGCGTCGCACTACTCGGCCTTCATGACCTACGGCAACACGGTGACATCGGTGGCCGATGCGTCCCAGCTGTTCGACGCGATCACGGAGACGCGCCCGACGGTCTTCGGCGCGGTCCCCCGGATCTGGGAGAAGCTCAAGGCCCGGGCCGAGGCCGACCACGACGGCGACCTCGTCTCCGACGCACCCGGGAACCCGGCCCTCGCGGCCCGCGTCCGCGAACGCCTCGGACTGGACGCCGCCACGTGGGTCAACACCGGCGCCGCGCCCACACCGCCGAGTGTCGTGGAGTTCTTCGACGCCGTCGGCCTTCCGCTCTGCGAGGTGCTGGGGATGTCGGAGGTGTCCTGCCTGGTCACGATCAGCACGCCGACCAGCCGGCGGCCGGGGAGCGTGGGCACGCCGTTGAGCGGCGTCGAACTCGCGCTCGCCGACGACGGAGAGCTCCTCGTTCGAAGCGCTCAGGTCATGCGCCGCTACCGCGGCCTGCCCGAGAAGACGGCGGAAGCGATCGATGCGAACGGCTGGTTCCACACGGGTGACGTCGCGCGGATCGACGGAGACGGATTCGTGTGGATCGTCGACCGCAAGAAGGAGCTCATCATCAACGCGGCCGGCAAGAACATGTCTCCGGCCAACATCGAGATGGCACTGCTCACCGCCGGCCGTGCGATCAGCCAGGTGTGCGTCATCGGAGACCGGCGCGCCTACAACGTGTGTCTGGTCGTGCCGAACCGTGCGGCGTTCGGCTCCGACGAGGCGGCGGTGTCAGCTGCTGTCCAGGCACAGGTCGACGCCGCGAACGCGGGTCTCGCACGCGTCGAGCAGATCAAGAAGTTCGCCGTACTGGACGCCGAGTGGCTGCCCGGCCACGAACTCACACCGACGATGAAGCTGCGCCGCCGGGTGATCGATGCCACGTACTCCGGGGTGATCGAGAGCCTCTACCGCCACGGGGACGGAGGTGGGGGCGCCTAG
- a CDS encoding DUF4232 domain-containing protein — translation MTRTARLTMTVAAACAAAALLAGCSPAPAPDGPVTGSSTTPSTTPSTAPSTAPVAAPATTDPAPGGTPGGPDRCTTAELTGSLADGGAAAGSRFATLVLTNSGDRTCELTGFPGVSYVTGDDGHQVGPAAAMEGPRGPEVRLAVGASAGAPLRLVNVQNYDAAACSPTPVRGLRVYPPGDTASLFVPMEGTGCASTPPGDQLVVQTLAAH, via the coding sequence ATGACCAGGACCGCACGGCTGACGATGACGGTCGCGGCCGCGTGCGCCGCGGCGGCACTGCTGGCCGGCTGCTCGCCGGCGCCGGCGCCGGACGGGCCGGTGACCGGCTCGTCGACCACGCCGTCGACCACGCCGTCGACCGCGCCGTCGACCGCACCCGTGGCGGCTCCCGCGACCACGGACCCGGCGCCGGGCGGCACCCCCGGCGGGCCGGACCGCTGCACCACCGCCGAGCTCACCGGCTCGCTCGCCGACGGCGGCGCGGCGGCCGGCTCGCGCTTCGCCACCCTGGTGCTCACCAACTCCGGCGACCGCACGTGCGAGCTCACCGGCTTCCCCGGCGTCTCCTACGTGACCGGCGACGACGGCCACCAGGTCGGCCCGGCCGCCGCGATGGAGGGCCCGCGCGGCCCCGAGGTGCGCCTGGCCGTCGGCGCCTCGGCGGGAGCGCCGTTGCGGCTGGTGAACGTCCAGAACTACGACGCAGCGGCCTGCTCGCCGACGCCGGTGCGGGGCCTGCGCGTCTACCCGCCGGGCGACACCGCGTCGCTGTTCGTGCCGATGGAGGGCACCGGCTGCGCGAGCACCCCGCCCGGCGACCAGCTCGTCGTGCAGACCCTCGCCGCCCACTAG
- a CDS encoding PadR family transcriptional regulator, with amino-acid sequence MSATRLLVLGIVRGYGRAHGYRIGTDLQSWDAAEWANAKWGSIYHALRALTDAGMLRDHDDVPGRTEYELTEKGEAEYLRLLREAVRRPQARPDQLGAALAMLPSLPRAEAVRLLRERLAALEEIRDKARAQLDGWVDAPHWSELYGLWEHTAAGGVEWTSGLIARLESGAYAMAGEPGSPGRPGSWYSLAGE; translated from the coding sequence ATGTCGGCCACCCGCCTGCTCGTGCTGGGCATCGTGCGCGGCTACGGGCGCGCCCACGGCTACCGCATCGGCACCGACCTGCAGTCCTGGGACGCGGCCGAGTGGGCCAACGCCAAGTGGGGGTCGATCTACCACGCGCTCCGCGCGCTCACCGACGCCGGGATGCTGCGCGACCACGACGACGTGCCGGGGCGCACCGAGTACGAGCTCACCGAGAAGGGCGAGGCCGAGTACCTGCGCCTGCTGCGCGAGGCCGTGCGCCGCCCGCAGGCGAGGCCCGACCAGCTCGGCGCCGCGCTCGCCATGCTCCCCTCGCTCCCCCGGGCCGAGGCGGTGCGCCTGCTGCGCGAACGGCTCGCCGCGCTGGAGGAGATCCGCGACAAGGCGCGCGCCCAGCTCGACGGCTGGGTCGACGCCCCGCACTGGTCGGAGCTCTACGGCCTGTGGGAGCACACGGCGGCCGGTGGTGTGGAGTGGACGTCGGGCCTGATCGCACGCCTGGAGTCCGGCGCCTACGCGATGGCCGGCGAGCCGGGCTCCCCCGGCCGCCCCGGGAGCTGGTACTCGCTCGCCGGCGAGTGA
- a CDS encoding ATP-binding cassette domain-containing protein → MPTAVLADALRKHYPGAAAPALDGFDLAVPAGSVHGLLGPNGAGKTTAVRILTTLLRPDGGRAEIDGVDVVADPHGVRRRIGLVGQQPALDEVLDGRGNLVLFGRLFHLSRADAARRADELLERFDLADTGGAPVRTWSGGMRRRLDLAVGMVLAPAVLFLDEPTTGLDPRGRAEVWTAVRALVADGTTVLLTTQYLDEADQLADRISVLGGRGEGRVVAEGTPDALRARIGGDHLELVVRDAADLPRAAALVARATGGEAEVDVDARRVGAPVRDRMAALTATVTALAAEGVEAEDLAVRRPTLDEVFLQLTAVTR, encoded by the coding sequence ATGCCCACCGCCGTGCTGGCCGACGCACTCCGCAAGCACTACCCCGGCGCCGCCGCCCCGGCGCTGGACGGCTTCGACCTCGCCGTGCCCGCAGGCTCCGTGCACGGCCTGCTGGGCCCCAACGGCGCCGGGAAGACCACCGCCGTCCGCATCCTCACCACGCTGCTGCGCCCCGACGGCGGACGGGCCGAGATCGACGGCGTCGACGTCGTCGCCGACCCGCACGGCGTCCGGCGCCGCATCGGGCTGGTCGGGCAGCAGCCCGCGCTCGACGAGGTCCTCGACGGGCGCGGGAACCTCGTCCTGTTCGGCCGGCTGTTCCACCTCTCCCGCGCCGACGCCGCCCGCCGCGCCGACGAGCTGCTGGAGCGCTTCGACCTCGCCGACACCGGCGGGGCGCCGGTCCGGACCTGGTCGGGCGGCATGCGGCGCCGGCTCGACCTGGCCGTCGGCATGGTCCTGGCGCCCGCGGTCCTGTTCCTCGACGAGCCGACCACCGGCCTCGACCCGCGCGGGCGGGCCGAGGTGTGGACCGCGGTGCGCGCGCTGGTGGCGGACGGGACGACCGTCCTGCTCACCACGCAGTACCTCGACGAGGCCGACCAGCTCGCCGACCGGATCTCCGTGCTCGGCGGGCGCGGCGAGGGCCGCGTGGTGGCCGAGGGCACCCCGGACGCGCTGCGCGCCCGGATCGGGGGCGACCACCTGGAGCTCGTCGTCCGCGACGCCGCCGACCTGCCCCGCGCCGCCGCGCTGGTGGCCCGGGCCACCGGCGGGGAGGCCGAGGTCGACGTCGACGCCCGACGCGTGGGCGCCCCGGTGCGCGACCGGATGGCCGCGCTCACCGCGACCGTCACCGCGCTGGCGGCGGAGGGCGTCGAGGCCGAGGACCTCGCGGTCCGGCGCCCGACGCTCGACGAGGTCTTCCTGCAGCTCACGGCGGTGACCCGGTGA
- a CDS encoding ABC transporter permease produces MTAWVVADTGALTGRYLTHLRRRPEQLVNAIGFPILMLLIFVFLFGGMMAVPGGGDYRSALLPGLFTLTMLFGLSSTMVAVVTDAQRGITDRFRSMPMSASAVLLGRAAADMVVSAVALAVLLLAGLAVGWRAENGIGPALAAVGLLLLLRFALLWVGIWLGLLVRGPDAVTAVQTLEFPVAFLSGLFVAPASMPVVVSAVAEWNPLSATAAATRELFGNPGWGGDSWVALHPLLAAVLWPLLILAVFVPLSVRRFREMSR; encoded by the coding sequence GTGACGGCGTGGGTGGTGGCCGACACCGGCGCGCTGACCGGGCGCTACCTCACGCACCTGCGGCGCCGGCCCGAGCAGCTCGTGAACGCGATCGGCTTCCCGATCCTCATGCTGCTGATCTTCGTGTTCCTGTTCGGCGGCATGATGGCCGTCCCCGGCGGCGGGGACTACCGGTCGGCGCTGCTGCCGGGTCTGTTCACCCTCACGATGCTGTTCGGGCTCAGCTCGACGATGGTCGCGGTCGTCACCGACGCCCAGCGCGGCATCACCGACCGGTTCCGCTCGATGCCGATGTCGGCGTCGGCGGTGCTGCTGGGCCGGGCCGCGGCCGACATGGTGGTCTCGGCCGTCGCACTCGCGGTGCTGCTGCTCGCCGGGCTCGCCGTCGGCTGGCGGGCGGAGAACGGGATCGGGCCCGCGCTCGCGGCCGTCGGGCTGCTCCTGCTGCTGCGGTTCGCGCTGCTGTGGGTGGGCATCTGGCTGGGGCTGCTGGTCCGCGGCCCGGACGCGGTCACCGCGGTGCAGACCCTGGAGTTCCCGGTCGCGTTCCTGTCCGGGCTGTTCGTCGCCCCGGCCAGCATGCCGGTCGTGGTGTCGGCGGTCGCGGAGTGGAACCCCCTGTCGGCCACCGCGGCGGCGACGCGTGAGCTCTTCGGCAACCCGGGGTGGGGCGGCGACTCGTGGGTGGCGCTGCACCCGCTCCTCGCGGCCGTGCTGTGGCCGCTGCTGATCCTGGCGGTGTTCGTGCCGCTGTCGGTCCGGCGCTTCCGGGAGATGAGCCGGTGA
- a CDS encoding nitroreductase/quinone reductase family protein codes for MTDIARIGAPEWIKGMNDGLLAQQEAGELEFELPVLTVPGRRSGTPRRTPLTVGERGGQRFVVGGFPAADWIRNVRAAGGRAVLRTGGVDEPVQLVELDAEAAAPLLREWPSVTPQGVEMMRDAGVVTDTTPDALAAAAGICPVFRVERDA; via the coding sequence TTGACCGACATCGCGAGGATCGGGGCGCCCGAGTGGATCAAGGGAATGAACGACGGGCTGCTCGCCCAGCAGGAGGCCGGTGAGCTGGAGTTCGAGCTGCCCGTCCTCACCGTGCCGGGCCGGCGCAGCGGGACCCCGCGCCGCACCCCGCTGACCGTGGGCGAGCGCGGCGGGCAGCGGTTCGTCGTCGGCGGCTTCCCCGCGGCCGACTGGATCCGCAACGTCCGGGCCGCGGGCGGGCGGGCCGTGCTGCGCACCGGCGGGGTCGACGAGCCGGTGCAGCTGGTCGAGCTCGACGCCGAGGCCGCCGCGCCGCTGCTGCGGGAGTGGCCGTCGGTGACGCCGCAGGGGGTGGAGATGATGCGCGACGCCGGGGTCGTCACCGACACGACCCCGGACGCGCTGGCCGCAGCGGCCGGGATCTGTCCGGTGTTCCGCGTAGAGAGGGACGCATGA
- a CDS encoding ATP-binding cassette domain-containing protein has translation MTREFITVTGARENNLRDVSVRIPKRAITAFVGVSGSGKSSLVFDTIAAEAQRQLNETFSAFVRGFLPKLGQPDADLIENLSTAIVVDQKRLGGGSRSTLGTVTDINPALRLLFSRRSVPHVGPRNAFGFNDPAGMCPTCGGVGRKVALDHAVMFDRSKSLNEGAILHRDWAVDSWYWHVHAQSGRFDMDKPLRDYTDAEWQELLFGSGGKVAVAGPGKALNLEYVGVEARFNRAYIDVEETSSRKKEVIARYTTSIRCPDCDGTRLAEGPRTATVAGHTLPSLCSLDLVSLHALLPTLRDDATGPVVDEAVARIAALIDMGLGYLTLDRETSTLSGGESQRIKMVRHLGSSLVDVMYVFDEPTIGLHPRDVGRMNDLLHRLRDKGNTVLVVEHDTDVITRADHVVELGPRAGTEGGRIVYEGDVAGLETSGTLTGEFLHRPVTVREAPRTPTGHLAVTGAKVHNLSGFDVDVPLGVLVAVTGVAGSGKSTLVREVLVPQHPDTIVVDQSAVATSSRSTPATWTGVMDPIRKLYAKANGVKPALFSFNSEGACPTCNGIGAISSDLAYLDGVRSTCTDCEGRRYTDAVLALTVDGRSISDALDMTAAQALEFFDAKEITKRLASVVDVGLGYLTLGQPLSTLSGGECQRLKLANRLHEKGTVFVLDEPTTGLHMSDCGHLLGLLDRLVDGGSSVIVVEHNLDVIAHADWVIDLGPDGGDDGGTIVFEGPPSALLSAPGSFTGEHLARHVARHSG, from the coding sequence ATGACCCGAGAGTTCATCACCGTCACCGGCGCGCGGGAGAACAACCTGCGCGACGTGTCCGTCCGGATCCCCAAGCGCGCGATCACCGCGTTCGTCGGGGTGTCCGGGTCCGGCAAGTCGTCGCTGGTCTTCGACACCATCGCCGCGGAGGCCCAGCGCCAGCTCAACGAGACGTTCTCGGCGTTCGTCCGCGGGTTCCTGCCCAAGCTCGGCCAGCCCGACGCCGACCTGATCGAGAACCTGTCCACGGCGATCGTCGTCGACCAGAAGCGGCTGGGCGGCGGGTCGCGCTCGACGCTGGGCACCGTCACCGACATCAACCCGGCGCTGCGGCTGCTGTTCTCCCGGCGCAGCGTCCCGCACGTGGGGCCGCGCAACGCCTTCGGCTTCAACGACCCGGCCGGCATGTGCCCGACCTGCGGTGGCGTCGGGCGGAAGGTCGCGCTGGACCACGCGGTGATGTTCGACCGGTCGAAGTCGCTCAACGAGGGCGCGATCCTGCACCGCGACTGGGCGGTCGACAGCTGGTACTGGCACGTCCACGCCCAGTCCGGCCGGTTCGACATGGACAAGCCGCTGCGCGACTACACCGACGCCGAGTGGCAGGAGCTGCTGTTCGGGTCGGGCGGGAAGGTCGCCGTCGCGGGGCCGGGGAAAGCGCTCAACCTCGAGTACGTGGGCGTCGAGGCCCGGTTCAACCGCGCCTACATCGACGTCGAGGAGACCTCCAGCCGCAAGAAGGAGGTCATCGCCCGGTACACGACCTCGATCCGCTGCCCCGACTGCGACGGCACCCGGCTGGCGGAGGGGCCGCGGACGGCGACCGTCGCCGGGCACACGCTTCCCTCCCTGTGCTCGCTCGACCTGGTGTCCCTGCACGCGCTGCTGCCGACGCTGCGCGACGACGCCACCGGCCCCGTCGTCGACGAGGCGGTGGCCCGCATCGCCGCGCTGATCGACATGGGGCTGGGCTACCTCACCCTCGACCGCGAGACCTCCACGCTCTCCGGCGGGGAGTCGCAGCGGATCAAGATGGTGCGCCACCTCGGGTCGTCGCTGGTCGACGTCATGTACGTGTTCGACGAGCCGACGATCGGGCTGCACCCGCGCGACGTCGGCCGCATGAACGACCTGCTGCACCGGTTGCGCGACAAGGGCAACACGGTGCTCGTCGTCGAGCACGACACCGACGTGATCACCCGTGCCGACCACGTCGTCGAGCTGGGCCCGCGGGCCGGCACCGAGGGCGGGCGGATCGTCTACGAGGGCGACGTCGCCGGCCTGGAGACCTCCGGGACGCTCACCGGCGAGTTCCTGCACCGGCCCGTCACCGTGCGGGAGGCGCCCCGCACGCCGACCGGGCACCTCGCCGTCACCGGGGCGAAGGTGCACAACCTGAGCGGTTTCGACGTCGACGTGCCGCTCGGCGTGCTCGTGGCCGTCACGGGGGTGGCGGGGTCGGGCAAGTCGACGCTGGTGCGCGAGGTGCTCGTGCCGCAGCACCCGGACACGATCGTCGTCGACCAGTCGGCGGTGGCCACCTCCAGCCGCTCGACGCCGGCCACCTGGACCGGGGTGATGGACCCGATCCGCAAGCTCTACGCCAAGGCCAACGGCGTGAAGCCCGCGCTGTTCAGCTTCAACTCCGAGGGCGCGTGCCCCACCTGCAACGGCATCGGCGCGATCTCCTCGGACCTCGCCTACCTCGACGGCGTGCGCTCCACCTGCACCGACTGCGAGGGCCGCCGCTACACCGACGCCGTGCTCGCCCTGACCGTCGACGGGAGGTCGATCTCCGACGCGCTGGACATGACCGCCGCGCAGGCGCTGGAGTTCTTCGACGCCAAGGAGATCACCAAGCGGCTGGCGTCGGTCGTCGACGTCGGGCTGGGCTACCTCACGCTCGGGCAGCCGCTCTCGACGCTGTCGGGCGGGGAGTGCCAGCGGCTCAAGCTGGCCAACCGGCTGCACGAGAAGGGCACCGTCTTCGTCCTCGACGAGCCGACCACCGGCCTGCACATGTCCGACTGCGGGCACCTGCTCGGGCTGCTCGACCGGCTCGTCGACGGCGGCAGCTCGGTGATCGTCGTCGAGCACAACCTGGACGTCATCGCGCACGCCGACTGGGTCATCGACCTCGGCCCCGACGGCGGGGACGACGGCGGCACGATCGTCTTCGAGGGTCCGCCCTCGGCCCTGCTGAGCGCGCCGGGCTCCTTCACCGGGGAGCACCTCGCGCGGCACGTCGCCCGGCACAGCGGGTGA
- a CDS encoding DEAD/DEAH box helicase produces MTAPDAVFVPADPPRAGTLLLWGGDRDGSGGATADLAAPPDGAVRTTAVRRLGVGEALALLLAASDAGASDSVRFWAATARAALGLVARGRLLPGVSPAGWDAWRAGPLDAADAAALRALAAAMPAQARAVPGADGLLPAAAPLVRAFVDAVADHLPRTVSLAGPYAGAVPVAVGHLREWAEEVAAGVDAGVRISLRLDTREWISVPEHRYPLTGGVRLVVQVHALDDPTRLADLADLWSGAAVGFGPDARVDALRAVRRAARFWAPLEQLLTRAVPDAVELDDTDLADLLDTGSDALAAAGVAVHRPRLAAPETRVVAGDAGSGPARLGEDPFRLDWEVALGGLPLTVEERDVLARSHRPVVRLRGEWVLVDSATRRRAAHPAAPAVPAVAALGAALTGEIDVDGSRVPVRATGWLADLRDRLAAPPEPDAAPEGLTATLRDYQLRGVGWLHRMTSLGLGACLADDMGLGKTVTLIALHLHRAPLGAGPTLVVCPASLLGTWEREFARFAPGVAVARHHGPGRELGDAEVVVTTYATMRLDAPALAAHPWGLVVADEAQHVKNAGSGTARALRTIGRAGNVRAARVALTGTPVENDLDELWAILDWATPGLLGTRAGFRRRWSGPIAEGDTDAAARFARLTSVFLLRRRKSDPGIAPELPRKTETDRPVALTPEQAGLYAAVVDETMARIAAADGMARRGLVLGLLTALKQVCNHPAQYAREADPVLAGRSGKLELLDELLDTILAEGGSVLVFTQYVAMARLLERHLTDRGIDHALLHGGTPVARREELVDAFQRGEVPVFLLSLRAAGTGLTLTRADHVVHYDRWWNPAVEDQATDRAHRIGQTRPVQVHRLVTEGTLEDRIADLLQGKRALADAVLTGGEAGLSELSDAELADLVGLA; encoded by the coding sequence GTGACAGCTCCCGACGCGGTCTTCGTCCCGGCCGACCCGCCGCGGGCCGGGACGCTGCTCCTGTGGGGAGGCGACCGGGACGGGAGCGGGGGCGCCACCGCCGACCTCGCCGCGCCGCCGGACGGGGCCGTGCGCACCACCGCGGTGCGGCGCCTGGGCGTCGGTGAGGCGCTGGCGCTGCTGCTCGCCGCCTCCGACGCCGGCGCCTCGGACTCCGTGCGGTTCTGGGCGGCGACCGCCCGGGCCGCGCTCGGGCTCGTCGCGCGGGGCCGGCTGCTGCCCGGCGTCTCCCCCGCCGGGTGGGACGCCTGGCGGGCCGGACCGCTCGACGCCGCCGACGCCGCGGCGCTGCGGGCCCTGGCGGCGGCGATGCCGGCGCAGGCCCGCGCCGTCCCCGGTGCGGACGGGCTGCTCCCGGCGGCCGCACCGCTGGTCCGGGCGTTCGTCGACGCGGTGGCCGACCACCTCCCGCGCACCGTCTCGCTCGCGGGTCCCTACGCCGGCGCGGTGCCCGTGGCGGTGGGGCACCTGCGGGAGTGGGCGGAGGAGGTCGCGGCCGGGGTCGACGCCGGCGTGCGGATCTCCCTGCGCCTCGACACCCGTGAGTGGATATCGGTGCCGGAGCACCGATATCCACTCACGGGTGGGGTGCGGCTCGTCGTCCAGGTCCACGCCCTCGACGACCCGACGCGCCTGGCCGACCTCGCCGACCTGTGGAGCGGCGCCGCCGTCGGGTTCGGGCCGGACGCCCGGGTCGACGCGCTGCGGGCCGTCCGCCGGGCGGCGCGGTTCTGGGCGCCGCTGGAGCAGCTGCTGACCCGGGCCGTGCCCGACGCGGTCGAGCTCGACGACACCGACCTCGCCGACCTCCTCGACACCGGTAGTGACGCGCTGGCCGCCGCCGGCGTCGCGGTGCACCGGCCGCGCCTCGCCGCGCCGGAGACCCGGGTCGTCGCGGGGGACGCCGGGTCCGGGCCGGCGCGGCTGGGCGAGGACCCGTTCCGCCTCGACTGGGAGGTCGCGCTGGGCGGCCTCCCGCTCACCGTCGAGGAGCGCGACGTGCTGGCCCGCAGCCACCGGCCCGTGGTGCGGCTGCGCGGCGAGTGGGTCCTCGTCGACTCCGCCACCCGCCGCCGCGCCGCGCACCCGGCCGCGCCGGCGGTGCCGGCCGTCGCCGCGCTGGGTGCCGCCCTGACCGGGGAGATCGACGTCGACGGGTCCCGGGTGCCCGTCCGCGCCACCGGGTGGCTCGCCGACCTGCGCGACCGCCTCGCCGCGCCGCCCGAGCCCGACGCCGCGCCCGAGGGGCTCACCGCGACCCTGCGCGACTACCAGCTCCGCGGCGTCGGCTGGCTGCACCGGATGACCTCGCTCGGGCTGGGCGCGTGCCTCGCCGACGACATGGGGCTGGGCAAGACGGTCACGCTCATCGCGCTGCACCTGCACCGGGCTCCGCTGGGCGCCGGGCCGACGCTCGTCGTCTGCCCGGCGTCGCTGCTGGGCACCTGGGAGCGGGAGTTCGCCCGGTTCGCGCCGGGCGTCGCGGTGGCGCGCCACCACGGGCCGGGCCGCGAGCTGGGCGACGCCGAGGTCGTCGTCACGACCTACGCCACGATGCGGCTCGACGCCCCGGCTCTCGCCGCGCACCCGTGGGGGCTCGTCGTCGCCGACGAGGCCCAGCACGTCAAGAACGCCGGGTCGGGCACGGCGCGGGCGCTGCGGACGATCGGGCGGGCGGGGAACGTGCGCGCCGCCCGCGTCGCCCTCACCGGCACCCCGGTCGAGAACGACCTCGACGAGCTGTGGGCGATCCTCGACTGGGCCACACCGGGCCTGCTCGGCACCCGGGCCGGGTTCCGCCGCCGCTGGTCGGGTCCGATCGCCGAGGGCGACACCGACGCCGCGGCCCGCTTCGCCCGCCTGACGTCGGTGTTCCTGCTGCGGCGCCGCAAGTCCGACCCCGGCATCGCCCCGGAGCTGCCGCGCAAGACCGAGACCGACCGGCCCGTCGCGCTCACCCCAGAGCAGGCGGGGCTCTACGCGGCCGTCGTCGACGAGACGATGGCCCGGATCGCCGCCGCCGACGGGATGGCCCGCCGCGGGCTCGTGCTGGGCCTGCTCACCGCGCTCAAGCAGGTGTGCAACCACCCCGCGCAGTACGCGCGCGAGGCCGACCCGGTGCTCGCCGGGCGGTCCGGGAAGCTGGAGCTGCTCGACGAGCTGCTGGACACGATCCTCGCCGAGGGCGGGTCGGTGCTGGTGTTCACGCAGTACGTCGCCATGGCGCGGCTGCTGGAGCGCCATCTCACCGACCGCGGGATCGACCACGCCCTGCTGCACGGCGGCACCCCGGTGGCACGCAGGGAGGAGCTGGTCGACGCGTTCCAGCGCGGGGAGGTCCCGGTCTTCCTGCTCTCGCTGCGTGCCGCCGGCACCGGGCTCACCCTCACCCGCGCCGACCACGTCGTGCACTACGACCGCTGGTGGAACCCGGCCGTCGAGGACCAGGCCACCGACCGCGCCCACCGCATCGGGCAGACGCGCCCGGTGCAGGTGCACCGGCTCGTCACCGAGGGAACGCTGGAGGACCGCATCGCCGACCTGCTGCAGGGCAAGCGCGCCCTGGCCGACGCCGTGCTGACCGGGGGCGAGGCCGGGCTGTCGGAGCTGTCCGACGCCGAGCTGGCCGACCTCGTGGGGCTCGCGTGA
- a CDS encoding SWIM zinc finger family protein has translation MTAARGFPAFAARPGRRGRSWWAREFVAALEDAALDAGVLRRGRRFAGSGRLGPITVAPGRLSAVADDPDDGPVGTVVHVPVLDDADWERLRRQTGAEAGHLAALLDGELPRALVAAAGAAGVALLPGVGDLESDCDCPDIGDPCPHSAALCYQASWLLDADPFVLLLLRGRTADELVTAGPTTPSPAEELDVPIDPAEAYSRDPAALPEPAPPPTTPGEPAAFPPPPTEDDLRPLAAAAAARAAHLLLP, from the coding sequence GTGACGGCCGCCCGCGGGTTCCCGGCCTTCGCCGCCCGCCCGGGACGGCGGGGCCGGTCGTGGTGGGCGCGGGAGTTCGTGGCCGCGCTGGAGGACGCCGCCCTGGACGCCGGGGTGCTGCGGCGCGGGCGCCGGTTCGCCGGTAGCGGCCGCCTGGGCCCGATCACGGTCGCGCCGGGGCGGCTCTCGGCGGTCGCCGACGACCCGGACGACGGCCCGGTCGGCACCGTCGTCCACGTCCCGGTGCTCGACGACGCCGACTGGGAGCGCCTGCGCCGCCAGACCGGCGCCGAGGCCGGTCACCTCGCCGCCCTGCTCGACGGGGAGCTGCCCCGCGCGCTCGTGGCGGCGGCCGGTGCCGCGGGGGTGGCGCTGCTGCCCGGCGTCGGCGACCTGGAGTCCGACTGCGACTGCCCCGACATCGGCGATCCCTGTCCGCACTCGGCGGCGCTGTGCTACCAGGCGTCGTGGCTGCTCGACGCCGACCCGTTCGTCCTGCTCCTGCTCCGCGGCCGCACGGCCGACGAGCTGGTGACCGCCGGGCCGACCACCCCCTCCCCCGCGGAGGAGCTGGACGTTCCGATCGACCCGGCGGAGGCCTACAGCCGCGACCCCGCCGCCCTTCCGGAACCGGCACCACCCCCGACGACCCCGGGCGAACCGGCGGCCTTCCCCCCACCCCCGACGGAGGACGACCTCCGCCCCCTGGCAGCAGCGGCAGCAGCCCGGGCCGCACACCTCCTCCTCCCCTGA